A stretch of DNA from Desulfosarcina ovata subsp. ovata:
TGCTGTTCTTGCCCTCCAGGCGCCGGTCTTCCATCAGGTAGTCCACATTGAAGGTCAGCTTGCCTTTATCGAGGATATATCCGATGTACTTTCCCGAATAGGGCGAGAAAGGGCTCAGTTCGATATCGGAGATATTGAGTTTCAGGTCCACATAGGGATTGTCGATCAGCGGATTGATCTGTCCGCTGATCTTCACCGGCGCCTGTTTGCCCCACATGCCCTCCAGAAGCACATCGGCCCGTTTCTCGGCGATGGATTCGAGGCCCGAAATCCGTCCCCCGAGATCGTTGAAACGGGCACTGTAATGGGGTTTGATGAAGTTGTCGGAAAAATCCACCTCCCCACCGCGCAGACTCACTTGGGCAATTTTAATCATCGGTGCCGTTGAATGGGCTGCAGGGGCATGGGGCGCCGGTGCCGTTTCAGTGGCCGCATTGGCGGGGCCATCTTCCCCTTTGGTCGAGGCAAACATGGAAACCAGGTTGACACTGCCCTCGGGGTCGACAATCACACGAGCAAAAAAATCAGACAGGGAAATCTGGTCGATGGAAAGGCGGGTCGGGTTTGTCGCCACTTCCATCTTCGCCAGTTGCAGGGCATCCCACTTGAGAAAATCGTCGGCGTTTTTGCGGTCGATGGAGGCAAACCGGGTCAGTCCGGCCTTTCCCCGATAGGCGATCGCCGGTTCGGCGCCCTGCTTCTGGCTGAACTTCAGGCGCCCCTGGGTGTTGAAAAAACCCTGGGTGACGATCAGCCCGGCCTGCTCGGAAAGGTAGGGCTGGAACGGACGAATATCCATCTGCTTCATCGTTACCGCAAGGTCGAGACCAGGCGGCGTCAGCGCAACAGTGCCGCCGACGGTTATCTGCCCCCCCTGTTGCCACCGCAAGGCAAGGTCGGCCTTGCCGGTTTTCCCGGCTGCCGTGGAAAGCGCTTCCGCAGTGAAGTTGATATTGTCCAGCCTGAATTTCGCCGGCTTGGCCGGAACCCGATCTTCCACGTCAACGCTAAAATCGGAAAGGCTGAGGGTATTCAGGGTCAGCACCAGCTGTGAAACGTCACCCGTTGATGCCGATGATTCTTCCGGTTGCGGTGACGCGTTCACGGCGGGTTCGGCTGACTCCGCGGGAACAAAGGCACTGGCCAGATTCAGGACGCCATCTTTCTCCCGCCGGCAGGCAAGCTGCCCACCGGCAATATCGAGACTGCCGATGGTGATTTCGCGTTGGTTCAGATCGGCGGTGGTATCGCTCACGCGCAGCTTGGCCAGGCTGACCAGGGACGCATCATCGTCTTCCGCCACCATTTTGAGGGCATCGATATTGACATACCCCCCGGCCAGCGAAACCAGTGGTCCGTCCTCTGTCTGTCGGAAGCGATAGCCGGTGCCCAGGGAAAGGCGCCCATCCACGGTCTTGAAATCAAACCGGTCCTGGTAATAGGGCCCATAGCGGGACAGGTCCAAATCGGCCAGGGCGATTTCGCCCGTGGCCTGGAGCGGCGCCAGAGCGGCAGTGCCCTTCAGGGTAATGGCTTCCCCGACCTCGGTTTTCAGGGCCAGCTGATAAGCGGCCGTGCGGTCACTGTTCAGGCCGAAGTTATCTACCGTCACCCCCAGGTCGTTGACTGTGGTGGTGAAAACGGTGCGGTTGGCGCGGTCGGTGAAATGAACAACACCCTTTTCCAGATTCAGCCGGTCGATGGTGATGCGTGGCGCAGTGGCTGCCGGATCGCCGGCAGCAGCCCCGTCCGCCGCCGGGTCATCCGCCCGGGTGGCGGGCAGCGGCAGTTTTAATGCCCCCGAGGGCAGACGTTCCAGGAAAAGCTCGGGGGCGGTCAGATCCACCTGGGCCAGCCGCACCTGGCCGGTGAGCAGTGCCGAAGGCAGCAGGTCAAGTTTCAGTTCGCCCTGGTTGAAAAGGGGGGTGCCGTCGCCATGGGCCAGTTGAAGATTGCTCAGCGAAATCACCCCGGCAACGGTCAGATCCGGATGGCCGACTGCATCCATCTGAAAGTCGACGTCGTTTTCCAGGTCCACGATCAGGGCATGCAGGGCCAACCCCTCGGGGATAGGCATATAGGGCAGGTAGTGGGGCAGATCGACCGATTCGAGACCGATCGTTGCGCTCGCATCCCGCGCGGGGCTGAACGGCCGGCTTTTGCCGTCCAGAAAAAAATCTGCATCGTTGACGCGGGCGGAAAGGTTCAACAGGGTGTATACATCCACATCGGCCGGACGGCTGGAAAAATCGGTGACGCGCAGGTTGAGCCCTTCAATCCGATGGCTGACCGCGACCACGCGATCATCGACGGTGATGCGGCCTCCGCTGATCCGGGCATCGTAAATCGCAAGGTTGAATCCACCGCTTTCGGCGGCAGCGGTTTCGGTATCGGGCGGATCGCCCCCCCCCGCACCGATATCCGAAAAATTGAAGGTGGCCTCACCGGAACGGATCAGGTTGATCTCCGGATCCACCAGCCGGACCGTTTTCAGGACCAGGGCCCATTTGAAAAGGGACGAGGTCTGCAGGTTGACGTAGGCCTCGCCCAGTTTGACAAACGGCGCGCCATCGGTCTCACGCACATCCAGCCCCCTGAGGGTCACCGACAAGGTGATGGGATTGACCCGCACCGCCTCCACCGCCACCTGCCGATGGATGATGCCGGCAACCTTCTTTTCCAGAACACTGCGCAGAATAAACGGCGCCGCAATAAACCCGAACAACAGGTAGATCAGCAATGCAGCCCCCAGTCCAATGGCCAGTTTCTTCTGCCGGGGCGTCAAATCGGCGGTTTTGATCATGGTGGCGGTTCCCTCGCTTTTCACGTTTGCGTCACTGTTTGGAACGGTCCGGTGGCACGACGAATTACAGCGCGCCGGCAATCACATCCAGGGCCTGATCGACCAGGTCTGGATCGGCCTGGGTTCCCATGTGGCCGAGACGGAAGACCTTCCCGGCCAATGGCCCGTAACTGCCGGCCACTACGAGCCCGGCGTCACGCAGCCGCCGGTCCCAGGTTTCCCAGGTCAAGCCCTGGGGAATTTTTGCTGCCGTCACCGTTGGTGATGGAACGGCACCGGCGGCCGGAAAGAGGTCGATTCCCATCTCCACCAGTCGCTGGCGGCAACGGCTGGCCACGCGGTCGTGGCGGTTGAAGCTGTTTTCCAGCCCTTCGTCCAGGAGGAGCCCGGCAGCCACGTACAGGGCCGCCACCCCCTGCCAGTTAGGCGTGTAGGGGAAATAGCGGTTTTCAACGGCCTGACGAAATGGGTTGAGGGCATCGTAGCCCACATAGCCCACGGCATCGATGATCTCCCATGCCTTGGGACTCACCGACAGGAAGCTCATCTCCGGTGGGGCGGAGAGGCACTTCTGCGCCCCACCCAGGCACAGGTCGATATGCCAGTCATCGGCCAGCACCGGTACCCCGCCGGCCCCGGCCACCGTGTCCACGTAGAACAGGGGAATCTGGTAGGCATTTTTCAGTCGCCCCAACTCCTCCAGGGGATTGAGGGTTCCGGATGGCGTCTCACAGTGAACCGCCGTGATCATGCGCGGTTTGAACTCGGCGATGGCCGCTTCGATACGCGCCATGTCGTTGATGGTCTCATCGTAGCTGAAGCCCACGGTCTTCACGTCGGCGCCCAACGACTGGGCCATTTCACCAATGCCGTAACC
This window harbors:
- a CDS encoding DUF748 domain-containing protein, producing the protein MIKTADLTPRQKKLAIGLGAALLIYLLFGFIAAPFILRSVLEKKVAGIIHRQVAVEAVRVNPITLSVTLRGLDVRETDGAPFVKLGEAYVNLQTSSLFKWALVLKTVRLVDPEINLIRSGEATFNFSDIGAGGGDPPDTETAAAESGGFNLAIYDARISGGRITVDDRVVAVSHRIEGLNLRVTDFSSRPADVDVYTLLNLSARVNDADFFLDGKSRPFSPARDASATIGLESVDLPHYLPYMPIPEGLALHALIVDLENDVDFQMDAVGHPDLTVAGVISLSNLQLAHGDGTPLFNQGELKLDLLPSALLTGQVRLAQVDLTAPELFLERLPSGALKLPLPATRADDPAADGAAAGDPAATAPRITIDRLNLEKGVVHFTDRANRTVFTTTVNDLGVTVDNFGLNSDRTAAYQLALKTEVGEAITLKGTAALAPLQATGEIALADLDLSRYGPYYQDRFDFKTVDGRLSLGTGYRFRQTEDGPLVSLAGGYVNIDALKMVAEDDDASLVSLAKLRVSDTTADLNQREITIGSLDIAGGQLACRREKDGVLNLASAFVPAESAEPAVNASPQPEESSASTGDVSQLVLTLNTLSLSDFSVDVEDRVPAKPAKFRLDNINFTAEALSTAAGKTGKADLALRWQQGGQITVGGTVALTPPGLDLAVTMKQMDIRPFQPYLSEQAGLIVTQGFFNTQGRLKFSQKQGAEPAIAYRGKAGLTRFASIDRKNADDFLKWDALQLAKMEVATNPTRLSIDQISLSDFFARVIVDPEGSVNLVSMFASTKGEDGPANAATETAPAPHAPAAHSTAPMIKIAQVSLRGGEVDFSDNFIKPHYSARFNDLGGRISGLESIAEKRADVLLEGMWGKQAPVKISGQINPLIDNPYVDLKLNISDIELSPFSPYSGKYIGYILDKGKLTFNVDYLMEDRRLEGKNSIYIDQLTLGNTVESPEAVNLPIKLAIALLKDRAGNIALDLPVSGDLDDPQFKIGKVILTVLKNLIVKIVTSPFAALGSLVGGGEELSYLDFTAGISDISAENAEKIDKLTKILYERPGLKLDIQGTAGTKWDSDALRKILLDNRLKAIKLQQMMKSGESAVPLEEIVLGDAERAVLIETAFAESGIAAPLDSSGKPIEVTLEEMEKLLRTHTVVTPDDYRELANARAFNTKDYLLEKGQVERERVFIVEPQVVADGDPANLSGSGQVVFSLK
- a CDS encoding pyridoxal-phosphate-dependent aminotransferase family protein gives rise to the protein MKTYPIPMVPGPVVVPDAIRKVYLDAYGSGDLEPEFVELYTRTQRRLKTIFNTRDDIVIMTGEGMLALWSALKSCLVPGDRVLTVATGVFGYGIGEMAQSLGADVKTVGFSYDETINDMARIEAAIAEFKPRMITAVHCETPSGTLNPLEELGRLKNAYQIPLFYVDTVAGAGGVPVLADDWHIDLCLGGAQKCLSAPPEMSFLSVSPKAWEIIDAVGYVGYDALNPFRQAVENRYFPYTPNWQGVAALYVAAGLLLDEGLENSFNRHDRVASRCRQRLVEMGIDLFPAAGAVPSPTVTAAKIPQGLTWETWDRRLRDAGLVVAGSYGPLAGKVFRLGHMGTQADPDLVDQALDVIAGAL